One window of Tepidimicrobium xylanilyticum genomic DNA carries:
- a CDS encoding serine hydrolase domain-containing protein, whose amino-acid sequence MFIDERIALLEDYLNKLCRDGVFPGAVFSLVDSQSCYINYLGKAQLVPEEEYVNENTIYDLASLTKVVATTTAIMMLIERGYFTLDSLISDLLPRYTVPGVTIRHLLTHTSGHDADIDCKGMTREELIDAVYDSKIDPNRYNKMVLYSDIGYILLGFIIDRVTGSFENFVSENLFKPLEMTETFFNPKEGYQKRCASTEFCAMRGKLIKGIVHDEKCYVLGGVSGHAGLFSTAKDLSKFVNMLLNDGEYNGKLILNKQTIETMVKCYTENMGSERGLGWIVLGDNNRFCDFASDYSIYHTGFTGTSIMVDLKAKKGFILLTNRVHPSRENVKLIEFRRNINNMAFSAIK is encoded by the coding sequence ATGTTTATAGATGAAAGAATAGCTTTATTAGAGGATTATCTTAATAAACTATGTCGAGATGGAGTATTTCCAGGGGCTGTATTTAGTTTAGTTGATTCTCAATCCTGTTATATCAACTATTTAGGCAAAGCCCAATTAGTTCCCGAAGAGGAATATGTTAATGAAAATACAATATACGATTTGGCTTCCCTTACAAAAGTAGTTGCTACGACTACAGCAATAATGATGCTAATTGAAAGGGGCTATTTTACATTGGATTCTTTAATATCAGACCTTCTTCCCCGTTACACAGTACCAGGTGTAACTATTAGGCACCTCTTAACTCATACATCGGGACATGATGCGGATATAGACTGTAAGGGAATGACTCGTGAAGAGTTAATCGATGCTGTATATGATTCAAAAATCGATCCAAATAGATATAATAAAATGGTTTTATATTCAGATATTGGATATATATTACTTGGTTTTATCATAGATAGAGTTACAGGTTCCTTTGAAAATTTCGTAAGTGAGAACTTATTTAAACCCTTAGAAATGACCGAAACCTTTTTCAATCCAAAGGAAGGGTACCAAAAAAGATGTGCTTCTACTGAATTTTGTGCTATGAGAGGAAAACTTATAAAAGGCATAGTTCATGATGAAAAATGCTATGTTCTAGGAGGGGTTTCAGGTCATGCTGGGTTGTTTTCAACAGCTAAGGATCTTTCAAAGTTTGTAAATATGCTCTTAAATGATGGTGAATATAATGGTAAATTGATTTTGAATAAGCAGACCATTGAAACTATGGTTAAATGCTATACTGAAAATATGGGATCTGAGAGAGGGTTAGGATGGATAGTATTAGGAGATAACAATAGATTCTGTGACTTTGCAAGTGATTATAGCATTTATCACACTGGTTTTACTGGTACATCTATCATGGTGGACTTAAAAGCCAAAAAAGGTTTCATACTATTAACTAATAGGGTTCATCCTTCGCGGGAAAATGTCAAACTTATTGAGTTTAGAAGAAACATAAATAATATGGCTTTTTCAGCCATAAAGTAA
- a CDS encoding carbohydrate ABC transporter permease, with product MGRKFSKPVLIIAEVLLFIYAVSLIFPYIWVFINSFKSVPEFYSSTWSLPESFSLTNYLRALEETNMLSYFKVSIIVTLVGTALQLIFSAMTAYILAKYKFKGNAFIYSCAVAGFLIPTTGTLAPLYVFLKNTGLFNIYGLIIMYATGMGTNMVIYYSFFKKISWSYAEAAFIDGAGHFRVFWNIMLPMAREASIAVGITTAIRIWNDYFLPSILLTNPKLQTVAVGLRTLQVQQQYNATWTVLFAAVILASFPTILIYVLFQDRISKGFLMGGLKE from the coding sequence GTGGGCAGGAAATTTAGCAAACCCGTTCTTATAATTGCAGAAGTATTATTATTTATTTATGCAGTTTCGCTGATTTTCCCTTATATATGGGTATTTATAAATTCTTTTAAATCGGTTCCTGAATTCTATTCTAGTACTTGGAGTTTACCCGAGAGCTTTAGTTTAACTAATTATCTTAGGGCTTTAGAAGAGACTAATATGCTATCCTATTTTAAGGTAAGTATAATAGTTACATTAGTTGGTACGGCTTTACAATTGATTTTTTCTGCTATGACTGCTTATATTTTAGCTAAATACAAATTTAAGGGAAATGCTTTTATTTATAGCTGTGCAGTTGCAGGTTTCTTAATACCTACAACTGGTACTCTAGCACCATTATATGTATTTTTGAAGAATACGGGCCTTTTCAATATCTACGGTCTAATAATAATGTATGCAACCGGTATGGGTACTAATATGGTCATTTATTATTCATTCTTTAAAAAGATCTCGTGGAGTTATGCAGAAGCTGCCTTTATAGACGGAGCTGGACACTTTAGAGTATTTTGGAATATTATGCTACCCATGGCTAGGGAAGCTTCCATTGCTGTTGGAATAACTACTGCAATCCGAATTTGGAATGATTACTTCCTTCCATCAATCCTATTAACAAATCCAAAATTGCAAACGGTGGCAGTAGGATTAAGGACTTTACAGGTTCAACAGCAGTATAATGCAACATGGACAGTCCTTTTTGCTGCAGTTATACTTGCTAGCTTCCCAACCATACTAATATATGTGTTATTCCAAGATAGGATTAGTAAGGGATTCCTTATGGGTGGACTAAAAGAATAA
- a CDS encoding carbohydrate ABC transporter permease, whose protein sequence is MNKRLKQKDKEKFNPQYSLQLDSKKNNRARNIFIFLMLAWPVLNWLIFTFYMNLETVIYSFQRLNRFTGEMKFSGLTNYKILFQKIINNSDSYGTAFRNTFLWLGLNVLVIGPISLVVSYVLSKKIPLHRFYNAVLFIPNIISIVILTMVWSFIWAPNQGIVNDLLRMLGLEKLTRVWLGDPDTALINVFIYCVWAGIGFNNLILSGAIAKIPKEILESAELDGVSNWQEFIHIIVPSIWPTFATVTILGATAAFRVFLQPQLLTNGQYGTSTIALKVVDEVLGGGDYGLASAAGVVMAILGFIAVYIIKKFLDKMEAKWS, encoded by the coding sequence TTGAATAAAAGATTGAAACAGAAAGATAAAGAAAAGTTTAATCCTCAATATTCACTCCAATTAGATTCTAAAAAGAATAACAGGGCAAGGAACATTTTTATTTTTTTAATGCTAGCATGGCCAGTATTAAATTGGCTTATATTTACTTTTTACATGAATTTAGAGACGGTAATTTATTCATTCCAACGTCTTAATCGATTTACAGGTGAGATGAAGTTTTCAGGACTAACTAACTATAAGATTTTATTCCAAAAAATAATCAATAATAGCGATTCCTATGGTACAGCTTTTAGAAATACCTTTTTATGGTTAGGCCTTAATGTATTAGTTATTGGCCCTATATCTTTAGTCGTTTCATACGTATTATCTAAAAAGATCCCACTACATAGATTTTATAATGCAGTATTGTTTATACCAAATATTATTTCTATCGTAATATTAACTATGGTATGGTCTTTTATATGGGCTCCTAATCAAGGAATAGTAAACGACCTATTGAGAATGTTAGGCCTGGAAAAGCTTACCCGAGTTTGGTTGGGGGATCCGGATACTGCTTTAATCAATGTATTTATCTACTGTGTGTGGGCTGGAATTGGATTTAACAACCTTATTTTAAGTGGGGCTATTGCTAAAATTCCTAAAGAGATATTAGAATCGGCAGAATTAGATGGAGTTTCCAATTGGCAAGAATTCATCCATATAATAGTACCAAGCATATGGCCTACATTTGCAACGGTAACTATATTAGGTGCAACTGCTGCTTTTAGGGTATTTTTGCAACCACAACTATTAACAAATGGTCAATATGGCACTTCTACCATAGCATTAAAGGTAGTAGATGAGGTATTAGGTGGAGGGGATTATGGTCTTGCATCTGCAGCAGGTGTTGTAATGGCCATCTTAGGATTTATAGCGGTATATATAATTAAGAAATTCCTTGATAAGATGGAAGCAAAATGGAGTTAA
- a CDS encoding ABC transporter substrate-binding protein: protein MKKTFKILSLVLALSLILAGCSGKSADKSSTDDVAPAVPEDEEITLKVTFFEAGFGRAWQEWLKEEFEAKHPNVTIELVGDANLVETITPMIESGVDAPDVFMTNGSGWEEWGPQGLVLDLTSLYEEVVPGTDMTLNEYITDVAKDKFFFDLGEELGGVKKYAVPWSAGPMSVVYNAKMFKEYGWEYPETWEEFEALCEEIKAAGIAPLTYPGKYPNYVRPFIRAWQLQDMGEEKFFGEFKNPTSPEIYNDPAILNAFSKFKSLFDNGWIMEGTTALDHTQVQMEFINNKVAMILNGYWLEQEMSEAWPEGYEIVMAPVPQAGKIDKPVAFMNMPDYMAIYGKTKHPEVAKEFLLFSLSPESCEMFAKLAGGLRPFKYDLDNVDVTDFTKSCQDVVGNSNYYQFTDASSNPLMFKTLGNDYLTQISTGEMTPEKAAEEFYKEAQTHYEQTKEDLGL from the coding sequence ATGAAAAAAACTTTTAAAATTTTATCGTTAGTATTAGCTTTATCATTAATTTTAGCTGGATGTTCAGGCAAGTCAGCTGATAAAAGCAGTACAGATGACGTAGCTCCTGCAGTACCTGAAGATGAAGAGATAACATTAAAGGTTACTTTTTTTGAAGCTGGTTTCGGAAGAGCATGGCAAGAATGGCTAAAGGAAGAGTTTGAAGCAAAACATCCAAACGTTACTATTGAACTTGTAGGTGATGCAAACTTAGTTGAAACTATTACTCCTATGATTGAAAGTGGAGTAGATGCCCCTGATGTATTTATGACTAACGGCAGTGGATGGGAAGAATGGGGTCCTCAAGGATTGGTATTAGATTTAACTAGTCTCTATGAAGAAGTAGTTCCTGGTACTGATATGACTCTAAACGAATATATAACTGATGTAGCTAAGGACAAGTTTTTCTTCGATTTAGGAGAAGAACTTGGGGGAGTTAAAAAATATGCAGTACCCTGGTCTGCAGGTCCTATGAGCGTTGTTTATAATGCCAAAATGTTTAAGGAGTATGGATGGGAATATCCTGAAACTTGGGAAGAATTTGAAGCATTATGTGAGGAGATTAAAGCTGCAGGAATAGCACCTTTAACATATCCAGGCAAGTACCCCAACTATGTAAGACCTTTTATTAGAGCTTGGCAGTTACAAGATATGGGTGAAGAAAAATTCTTTGGAGAATTCAAGAATCCAACAAGTCCAGAGATATACAACGATCCAGCAATTTTAAATGCTTTTTCTAAGTTTAAATCTTTATTTGATAATGGTTGGATAATGGAAGGAACTACAGCTTTAGACCACACTCAAGTTCAAATGGAGTTTATTAATAATAAAGTGGCTATGATATTAAATGGTTATTGGCTAGAGCAAGAAATGTCTGAAGCGTGGCCAGAAGGATATGAAATAGTAATGGCACCAGTACCACAAGCTGGCAAAATCGATAAGCCTGTTGCTTTCATGAACATGCCAGATTATATGGCTATATATGGCAAAACGAAACATCCAGAAGTTGCTAAAGAATTTTTACTATTTAGCTTGAGCCCAGAGTCCTGTGAAATGTTCGCGAAATTAGCAGGTGGATTGAGGCCTTTCAAATATGACCTTGACAATGTAGATGTAACAGACTTTACAAAGAGCTGTCAGGATGTTGTAGGAAATTCTAATTATTATCAGTTTACAGATGCAAGTAGCAATCCATTAATGTTTAAAACTTTAGGAAATGATTATCTAACACAAATTTCAACTGGAGAAATGACTCCAGAAAAGGCTGCAGAAGAGTTCTATAAAGAAGCACAAACTCATTATGAGCAGACTAAGGAAGATTTGGGTTTATAA
- the murQ gene encoding N-acetylmuramic acid 6-phosphate etherase, which produces MNLITEKSNIKSIGIDRKTISDILQIMNDEDKLVAYAVEKELPNIEKAVKEIIKSFKKGGRLIYIGAGTSGRLGILDASECPPTFSTDHDQVIGIIAGGLEAMTVAIEGAEDDVEAGKDDLQNIDLTEKDVVVGLTANGNTPYVLGALEYANSIGTTTVGVTCNEDSKITKVANIAITPVVGPEVIAGSTRLKAGTAQKMVLNMLSTASMIGLGKVYNNLMVDVNPTNSKLIDRATRIIMEATRVERKEAERYLELSKNKPKVAIVMIKKDCSYEEAVQLLEEHGGYVYKVLE; this is translated from the coding sequence ATGAATCTAATAACAGAAAAATCCAATATTAAATCTATAGGAATTGATAGAAAAACGATTTCTGATATTTTACAGATTATGAATGATGAAGATAAACTTGTAGCCTACGCAGTAGAAAAAGAATTGCCCAATATAGAAAAGGCTGTGAAAGAAATAATAAAATCCTTTAAAAAGGGAGGTAGGCTAATTTATATTGGGGCAGGAACTAGTGGTAGACTAGGAATACTTGACGCTTCAGAATGTCCGCCTACCTTCAGCACAGATCATGATCAGGTTATTGGAATAATTGCAGGAGGCTTAGAAGCAATGACTGTTGCAATTGAAGGAGCGGAAGACGATGTAGAAGCTGGAAAAGATGATCTTCAAAATATAGATTTAACTGAAAAGGATGTAGTTGTAGGGTTAACAGCCAATGGAAATACTCCTTATGTGCTAGGAGCGTTAGAATATGCAAATTCTATAGGCACTACAACTGTTGGAGTGACTTGTAACGAAGATAGTAAAATTACTAAAGTAGCTAATATTGCAATTACACCGGTAGTTGGCCCAGAAGTAATTGCTGGTTCTACAAGGCTAAAGGCAGGAACGGCACAAAAAATGGTATTAAACATGTTATCTACAGCTTCCATGATTGGATTGGGGAAAGTCTATAATAATCTAATGGTAGATGTGAATCCTACCAATTCCAAGTTAATAGATAGAGCTACAAGAATTATAATGGAAGCTACAAGAGTGGAGAGAAAAGAAGCTGAAAGGTATTTGGAGTTATCTAAAAATAAACCTAAAGTGGCAATAGTCATGATAAAAAAAGATTGCAGTTATGAGGAAGCCGTTCAACTTCTTGAAGAACATGGTGGATATGTATATAAGGTTTTAGAGTAG
- a CDS encoding MurR/RpiR family transcriptional regulator: MDRSILTKIEQGMESFTASEQKIAKYILNNLNEAVNLSIVEMAKKSGTSEASIVRFCKTLGLKGYQDLKIALSLNTVQNVKRDKILHEIINVDDSTKTILDKLSAGSIQAIHDTCNLLDIQSLNDAIEAIDKCDKIHIFGVGASLVVALDAQYKFTRINIPTFAFMDHHIGITAAVHLDERAVAIGISNTGRTVEIIESLKIAKEKGATTIAITQYGKSPIQDIADIVLFTANVENNFRSGAMASRISQLFVIDSLFIGVACKRYDEVIKHLRITKEALENKKY, from the coding sequence TTGGATAGGTCAATTTTAACTAAGATAGAACAGGGGATGGAGAGTTTTACAGCCTCAGAGCAAAAAATAGCAAAATACATTTTAAACAATCTTAATGAAGCTGTGAATTTGTCCATTGTAGAAATGGCAAAAAAAAGTGGGACGAGCGAAGCAAGTATTGTAAGGTTTTGTAAAACTTTAGGGCTTAAAGGCTATCAGGACTTGAAAATAGCCCTGTCCTTAAATACCGTTCAGAATGTAAAAAGAGATAAAATACTTCACGAAATAATAAATGTAGATGATTCAACTAAGACAATATTAGACAAGCTGTCTGCAGGTAGCATACAAGCTATTCACGATACTTGTAACTTATTAGACATCCAGAGCTTAAATGATGCTATAGAAGCAATAGACAAATGTGATAAAATACATATATTTGGTGTTGGTGCATCTTTAGTCGTTGCCCTTGACGCACAATATAAATTTACCAGAATTAATATTCCCACCTTTGCATTTATGGACCACCATATTGGAATAACAGCTGCAGTTCACTTAGATGAAAGGGCAGTAGCAATTGGAATTTCAAATACTGGAAGAACGGTCGAAATAATTGAGAGCCTTAAAATAGCTAAGGAAAAAGGAGCTACTACAATAGCTATTACCCAATATGGAAAGTCCCCTATCCAAGATATTGCTGACATTGTATTGTTTACTGCAAATGTAGAAAATAACTTCAGGAGTGGCGCTATGGCTTCCAGAATTTCTCAATTATTTGTCATTGATAGCCTTTTTATAGGGGTAGCCTGCAAACGTTACGATGAAGTTATAAAACATTTGAGAATTACAAAAGAAGCATTAGAAAACAAAAAATATTGA
- a CDS encoding PTS sugar transporter subunit IIA: MANFFKKNKPIHILSPMTGKIIPLEEVEDEAFSEKRLGDGIAIEITDGKVIAPFDGEITSTYKANHCVAVRSKEGIELLIHIGLETIKLKGEGFKQHVVLMQQVKQGDVILEADLEFLKDKGKSLVSPVVIANTGRVKSIEKAEGNVEKGVSTIMTVTMHKSKY, translated from the coding sequence ATGGCAAATTTTTTTAAAAAGAATAAACCAATTCACATATTATCTCCTATGACAGGCAAAATAATCCCATTAGAAGAAGTAGAGGATGAAGCATTTTCAGAAAAAAGGTTGGGAGATGGAATAGCAATAGAGATTACCGATGGGAAGGTAATAGCCCCTTTTGATGGTGAAATAACTAGCACTTATAAGGCTAATCACTGTGTTGCTGTCAGGTCCAAAGAAGGAATAGAGCTTTTAATTCACATTGGGCTTGAGACGATTAAGTTAAAAGGGGAAGGTTTTAAACAGCATGTAGTATTAATGCAGCAAGTAAAGCAAGGAGATGTAATTTTAGAGGCAGATTTAGAGTTTCTCAAAGATAAGGGCAAGTCTTTAGTATCTCCTGTAGTCATTGCTAACACAGGACGAGTAAAATCAATTGAAAAAGCAGAGGGCAATGTGGAAAAGGGAGTTTCAACTATTATGACTGTCACCATGCACAAAAGCAAATATTAA
- a CDS encoding DUF5700 domain-containing putative Zn-dependent protease: MAINVESIDLMIKMFKKDNLDKDLFRSLMRTKGIKEFINHEKSMGRFRLISPLKDEIKRVIEDKEYEDVYDFYILKNNLEQLEIDIKNILKNSNSIIEEAKEKVYEIVPKDIQIRTSIYLYWGGIDGAFTLNRKEIFINYRKYFGDREEFIKVLSHEMYHARKLTLMNRIKYCFRMISRDNRLLYDIIGRIIEEGMALVVQHGPNLAKDDLTGMLTKGNILFVKEEFQHLNSILNNIRRRNGNSITKRHLNIYVIGYCIVSLIYKERGIEILNYWTVDLNLRRIIREYVELNNRNKTSSNLDKNIIRWILKERSI; this comes from the coding sequence GTGGCTATAAACGTGGAATCGATAGATCTAATGATTAAAATGTTTAAAAAGGATAATTTAGATAAGGATTTATTTCGATCTCTTATGCGGACTAAAGGGATAAAAGAATTTATTAATCATGAAAAAAGTATGGGAAGGTTTAGACTAATTAGTCCTTTAAAAGATGAAATTAAAAGGGTTATTGAAGATAAGGAATATGAGGATGTATATGATTTTTATATATTAAAGAATAATCTAGAACAATTGGAAATAGATATTAAAAACATACTGAAAAACTCAAATTCAATTATAGAGGAAGCCAAGGAGAAAGTCTATGAGATAGTTCCAAAGGATATACAAATAAGAACTAGCATATATCTCTATTGGGGAGGAATAGACGGTGCATTTACTCTCAATAGAAAAGAAATTTTCATAAATTATAGAAAATATTTCGGGGATAGGGAGGAGTTTATTAAAGTATTAAGCCACGAAATGTATCACGCTCGAAAACTTACTCTTATGAATAGGATTAAATATTGTTTTAGAATGATATCGAGAGATAATAGACTCCTCTATGATATTATTGGACGGATCATTGAAGAGGGTATGGCTTTGGTGGTGCAACATGGTCCCAATTTAGCAAAGGATGATTTAACGGGAATGTTAACCAAAGGGAATATTCTCTTTGTTAAAGAAGAATTCCAGCATTTAAACAGTATTTTAAATAATATAAGAAGGAGGAATGGCAATTCAATTACCAAAAGGCATTTGAATATCTATGTAATTGGCTATTGTATAGTAAGTCTCATCTATAAGGAAAGAGGAATAGAGATTTTAAATTATTGGACTGTAGACTTAAATTTAAGAAGGATTATTAGAGAATATGTAGAATTAAACAATAGGAATAAAACCTCATCTAATCTTGACAAAAATATAATCAGATGGATTTTAAAGGAAAGGAGTATTTGA
- a CDS encoding patatin-like phospholipase family protein yields MAKKFGLVLEGGGMRGAYTSGVLRAFMDEGIKFPYIIGVSAGANNAANFIAEQKDRNKIVFVDYVSHKEYSGLKYFIKGKGYFNMDFLFNTLPNRLVPFDYETFFNSKTVFKICVTDVETGEPVYFDKSQLDGDKKMINKVLRASSSLPIFSPPVEINGKLYYDGGVTDSIPIEKSIEDGNICNVIVLTRNRGYVKKKQRLGPYSKHYLKKYPNILKALSARHIKYNKALEKINILEKEGYAFVFRPIAPLKVNRLEKDITKLEELYNQGYKEAMERIDQLKRWIEEVSKE; encoded by the coding sequence ATGGCAAAAAAGTTTGGTCTGGTTCTTGAAGGAGGTGGCATGAGAGGAGCCTATACTTCTGGTGTTCTAAGGGCTTTTATGGATGAAGGGATTAAATTTCCCTATATAATAGGGGTATCTGCTGGAGCGAATAACGCAGCTAATTTTATAGCAGAGCAAAAGGACAGGAATAAAATCGTTTTTGTAGACTATGTATCCCATAAAGAATACTCAGGATTAAAATATTTTATTAAAGGAAAGGGCTATTTTAATATGGACTTCTTATTTAATACCTTGCCAAATAGATTAGTTCCTTTTGACTATGAGACTTTTTTTAATTCTAAAACCGTATTTAAAATCTGTGTAACGGATGTGGAAACAGGAGAACCAGTATACTTTGATAAGAGCCAATTGGATGGGGATAAGAAGATGATCAATAAGGTATTGAGGGCATCGAGTAGCTTGCCTATATTTTCTCCTCCAGTTGAAATTAATGGTAAACTCTATTATGATGGAGGTGTTACCGACTCTATCCCTATAGAAAAATCTATTGAAGATGGGAATATTTGCAATGTAATAGTTCTAACTAGAAATAGAGGATATGTAAAGAAAAAACAGAGATTAGGGCCATATTCAAAGCATTATCTAAAAAAGTATCCTAATATACTCAAAGCACTTAGTGCCAGACACATTAAATATAATAAGGCCTTAGAAAAGATTAATATACTGGAAAAGGAAGGATATGCTTTTGTATTTAGGCCAATAGCACCTTTGAAAGTTAACAGATTGGAAAAGGATATAACTAAGTTAGAGGAATTATATAATCAAGGTTATAAGGAAGCAATGGAAAGAATAGATCAATTGAAGAGATGGATTGAAGAGGTTTCTAAGGAATAA
- a CDS encoding superoxide dismutase family protein, which yields MSFNYKITAYANIRGGNLAPNIYGNIFFDDVAGGTEVYIEVWGLPLYQPAKNGKEPIGPFGFHIHELGVCEITDPENPFQSAGEHYNPTNQPHGNHAGDFPVIFSNNGYARMSFFTDKFKPKDIIGKSVIIHQNPDDYRTQPSGNAGKRLACGVICRLY from the coding sequence ATGAGTTTCAATTATAAAATAACTGCATACGCAAACATCAGAGGTGGAAATTTAGCTCCTAATATATATGGTAACATATTTTTTGATGATGTGGCGGGAGGGACTGAAGTATATATAGAGGTATGGGGACTACCCTTATACCAACCTGCAAAAAATGGTAAAGAACCAATAGGCCCTTTCGGTTTCCATATTCATGAATTGGGTGTTTGTGAAATAACTGACCCTGAAAATCCTTTCCAATCTGCTGGTGAGCATTATAATCCAACTAATCAACCCCATGGAAATCACGCAGGGGATTTTCCTGTAATATTCTCAAATAATGGCTATGCTAGGATGAGTTTTTTTACTGATAAATTTAAACCAAAGGATATTATAGGGAAATCAGTAATAATTCATCAAAATCCCGACGATTATAGAACCCAGCCTTCTGGAAATGCAGGGAAAAGATTGGCTTGTGGGGTTATATGTAGGCTTTATTGA
- a CDS encoding YiiX/YebB-like N1pC/P60 family cysteine hydrolase has product MRNYIKKLTAIVLVILLLLPGISFAAEQENYLTAEEVFTEDEVEKLEKKVDKKKLELDKGISSLNSKQSMGTYPRRKGVILVTKDKYKGIIPTGHAAIVYSYGTVVESLAKGVTTGANDWYQTRKTCYGVTVKGTTIAQDETAADWCYKQIGKPYNWNYLNPYTRNKFYCSQLIYAAFLDNYGINLDTSDFGVAIHPMELINSSNTIKIYER; this is encoded by the coding sequence ATGAGAAATTACATTAAGAAATTGACAGCGATAGTTTTAGTTATATTATTACTGTTACCTGGTATTAGTTTTGCTGCAGAGCAAGAAAACTATTTAACAGCTGAAGAAGTATTTACAGAAGATGAAGTCGAGAAATTGGAAAAGAAGGTTGATAAAAAGAAGTTGGAGCTTGATAAAGGGATAAGTAGTTTAAATAGCAAACAATCAATGGGAACTTATCCAAGGAGAAAAGGGGTTATACTTGTAACAAAAGATAAATATAAAGGTATAATTCCAACGGGACATGCAGCAATTGTTTATAGCTATGGAACGGTAGTTGAATCCTTAGCAAAAGGTGTAACGACAGGAGCCAATGATTGGTACCAAACAAGAAAAACCTGTTATGGAGTGACCGTTAAAGGAACCACTATAGCACAGGATGAAACAGCAGCTGATTGGTGCTACAAACAGATAGGTAAACCATATAATTGGAACTACCTTAATCCTTATACTAGAAATAAATTTTATTGTTCTCAATTAATATATGCAGCATTTTTAGATAATTATGGGATCAATTTGGATACATCGGATTTTGGAGTCGCAATTCATCCGATGGAGTTAATAAACAGCAGCAATACTATAAAAATATACGAAAGATAA